The Pantanalinema sp. genome contains the following window.
CACCACGCCGGCGACGATCACGTCCCCCGAGAGGGGAAGCCCCAGCGCGCGCAGGGCCGAGGCGGCGAAGACCTGAGCAGCGATCGCGCCCTTCGCGTCGGCGGCACCCAGCCCCAAAAGGTAGCCGTCCTGCTCGACGGGCTCGAGGGGGGGATGCCCCCAGCGCTCGGGGTCGAGCGGCGCGCGGGTGTCCAGGTGCGAGCAGAACAGCACGCTCGGGCCGGCGCCGCTGCCGCGGATGACCCCCACCACGTTGCCCACCTCGTCGATCCGGCACTCGTCGAAGCCGTGATCGCGCATGGCCGCTGCCACCAGGGCAGCCACGGCCCCCTCGTCGCCCGAGGGCGACGGGGTACGGATCAGCTCGGCGGCGAACCGTTGAAGGTCGGCGCGATGGCGTTCGAGGTGCTCGGCAAGGCGCTGGCGCATCGTTCGAAAATCCCGTCTCGAGAGAAAAAGACAGCGAAAAAGGGCGGATGCGCAGTATACCACCGGCCTCCAGGCCAAGCAAGAAAGCCCGCCGCTCACGGTTGACTCCGCTCGCTTCGGGAGGCTATAGTGGGATCGTAGCAGCGCGCCACATCAGAGCGTGGCGCACAACGGCGAAAGCAGAAGCACACCTTCTCACCCCGCGGCATCGCCAGCAGGGTAGCCGGAAAGAATCTCGCACGACGGGCCCGACCCGAAACGCGAATCTTCCGACGAGGGCAGGTGAGGTCACCTGCCTTTCTCCGTTTTTGAGGAGGAAACGACCATTCTGAGGGAACGAGACACCACCCTGATCAACGACCGGATCCGTGCCCGCGAGGTTCGGACCATCGGCGACGACGGATCCCAGCTCGGCATCCTGCCGACGCGTGAGGCCCTTCGCATCGCGCAAGAGAAGGGGCTCGACCTGGTAATGGTGGCCGCCGACGCCGCTCCGCCGGTCTGCAAGATCATGGACTACGGGCGGCACAAGTTCGAGACCGAGAAGAAGAACAAGGAAGCCCGCAAGAAGCAGCACGTCGTCAGCATCAAGGAGCTGACGGTCAGCTACAAGATCGGCCAGCACGACTACGAAGTGCGCCTGCGGGCCATCCAGAAGTTCATCGCCGAAAACGACAAGGTCAAGGTGACGGTGCGGTTCCGCGGGCGCGAGATGCAGCACACCGAGCTCGGCGCCCAGCTCCTCCACAAGTTCGCCAACGACGTCAAGGACATCGCCGTCGTCGAGCGCGAGCCCAAGCAAGAAGGCCGCACCCTCTTCCTCATTCTGGCCCCCAAGAAGGAGAAGTAAACCCCATGCCCAAGATGAAGACCCACAAGTCCTCGGCCAAGCGGTTCCGAGTGACGGGGACCGGCAAAGTGATCCGCCGCAAGGCTTTCCGCAAGCACCTGATCGTCGGCAAGGACGGCAGCCGCCTGCGCCGGATCAGCGGCGAGGCCATCGTGAGCAAAGAGGACGCCCAGCGCGTCAAGGAAGCGCTGCCTTACCCGCAGTACCTCCGCTAGGATCGGCCCGTCGTCTACTAAGGAGTTAATCGAACATGCCTCGCGTCAAACGCGGTAACATCAACCGCAACCGCCACAAGAAGGTCTTCAAGCTCACCAAGGGCTTCCGTGGGTCGACCCGCAAGATCTTCCGCGCCGCCAACCAGGCGATGATGAAGGCCCTCCGGTACATGTACAAGCACCGCCGGACCCGCAAGCGGGACTTCCGTCGGCTCTGGATCACCCGCATCAACGCGGCGGCCCGCATCAACGGCCTGAGCTACTCGCAGCTCATCAACGGCCTCAAGAAGGCCCAGGTCGAGGTCAACCGCAAGATCCTCGCGGACCTCGCCGTCAACGACGCCGACGCCTTCGCGCACCTGGCCACCATGGCCAAGTCCAAGCTCTCGGCCTAAGCCAAAGGCTCGAAAGGGGCTCCCCGCAAGCGGGGAGCCCCTTTCCCTTTAGGCCGGCGGCTCGTCGGGCGAGCCGTGGGGCGTGCGGACCCAGGGGACGTGCCGGCGGCCCATGGCCCTCCAGCAGGCCCCCCACAGCACCCGGATGAAGCGCGGCGCCGAGCGAAGCGACTTCCACTCGGCGGGGTCCACCCCCGCGATGACGAGGCCCGAGGCCACGTGGAGGCCGAAGACCGCGATCGCCCCGAGCCACCAGGGCCAGGCGAGCACCCCCGGCACCCCCGCCGCCCCGGCCACCAGCCCCAGCGCCAGGAGCACGACCAGCACCGAGCGCGGCAGCGCGGTCGCCACGAACCCCAGCCCCTCGATCGCCTCGCGCCGGCCGTTCATCGCTCCCCAGACGAGACCGGGCAGGTGCCGCAGGAAGAGCCGGACCTTGCCCTGCACCCAGCGCGAGCGCTGGCGGGCCATGGCCTCGAAATCGTGGATCTTCTCGTCGCGCACCATCGCCAGGGGCGCCGAGACGATCCGCACCCCCCAGCGGTGCAGGTGGAGCTGGTACTCGCAGTCCTCGACCTGGGTGCGGGTCGAGGCCACCAGCCGCTCGAACAGCCTCCGCTCGTAGGCGACCCCCGAGCCGCACAGGGTGGTCGAGAGCCCCCACCAGCTCAGGCCGGCGGCCACCACCCGGTGGTGCAGCGCCTCGGCCAGGCCGTCCAGGGCGCTGGCCGCGCTGTGGCCAGGATTCTTGGCGACCCGCTGCCCCTGAACCACCCGCTCGCCCATCGCGAGCACCCGCCCCACCTCGGCCAAAAAGCCGGGGGCCGCCTCGTTGTCGGCGTCGAGCACCACCACCGCATCGAAGCCCTCGCGGGCCGGCCCCAGCCGCTCCCAGAGCCAGGCGAGGGCCGCCCCCTTGGAGGGGGTGCCCTCGGCTCGCTCGAGGACCGCGGCGCCCTGCGCGCGCGCCGTGGCCGCGGTGGCGTCGGCGCAGCGATCGGCGACCACCCACACCGCGAATCGGGGGTAGGCCTGGGCGCGCAGGCTCTCGAGGCAGGCCCCGATCACCGGCGCCTCGTCGTGGGCGGCCACGAGCACCGCGAGGCGAGGCCAGGGCCCTTCCTCCCCCGAGGCCCGAGGCCTGGGGAAGCGCGTGGAAAGCCAGGCCCCCGCGGTGACGAAGGCCAGGTACAGGACGTTGAGGGCCAGGAGGCCCTGGAAGAGCGCCGCCGCAAGACACCAGGCGGCCACGATGAACTCGGCCATGGGCACCTCAGGCACAAACCCCGCCCGGCCTCCGCGCGACCTCGGCGTAGAGGCCCTCGATCGCGGCGATCATCCGGGTCAGGGGGTAGAGGGAGAGGACCCGCTCGCGGCCGGCAGCGGCGAGGCGCTGGGCCAAAGACGGGGTGCGGACCAGGGCCAGCATGGCCTCGGCCAGGGGCGCAACCTCGCCCGGCGGCACCAGCAGGCCGCTCTGGCCGGGCTGGATGACCTCGAGCGAGCCGTCCACGGCGCTTGCGATCGAGGGCACCCCGCAGGCCATGGCCTCCAGCAGGGCGATGGGGAGGCCCTCCCAGA
Protein-coding sequences here:
- the infC gene encoding translation initiation factor IF-3, with the protein product MNDRIRAREVRTIGDDGSQLGILPTREALRIAQEKGLDLVMVAADAAPPVCKIMDYGRHKFETEKKNKEARKKQHVVSIKELTVSYKIGQHDYEVRLRAIQKFIAENDKVKVTVRFRGREMQHTELGAQLLHKFANDVKDIAVVEREPKQEGRTLFLILAPKKEK
- the rplT gene encoding 50S ribosomal protein L20, which produces MPRVKRGNINRNRHKKVFKLTKGFRGSTRKIFRAANQAMMKALRYMYKHRRTRKRDFRRLWITRINAAARINGLSYSQLINGLKKAQVEVNRKILADLAVNDADAFAHLATMAKSKLSA
- a CDS encoding glycosyltransferase family 2 protein, translated to MAEFIVAAWCLAAALFQGLLALNVLYLAFVTAGAWLSTRFPRPRASGEEGPWPRLAVLVAAHDEAPVIGACLESLRAQAYPRFAVWVVADRCADATAATARAQGAAVLERAEGTPSKGAALAWLWERLGPAREGFDAVVVLDADNEAAPGFLAEVGRVLAMGERVVQGQRVAKNPGHSAASALDGLAEALHHRVVAAGLSWWGLSTTLCGSGVAYERRLFERLVASTRTQVEDCEYQLHLHRWGVRIVSAPLAMVRDEKIHDFEAMARQRSRWVQGKVRLFLRHLPGLVWGAMNGRREAIEGLGFVATALPRSVLVVLLALGLVAGAAGVPGVLAWPWWLGAIAVFGLHVASGLVIAGVDPAEWKSLRSAPRFIRVLWGACWRAMGRRHVPWVRTPHGSPDEPPA
- the rpmI gene encoding 50S ribosomal protein L35, coding for MPKMKTHKSSAKRFRVTGTGKVIRRKAFRKHLIVGKDGSRLRRISGEAIVSKEDAQRVKEALPYPQYLR